From Symphalangus syndactylus isolate Jambi chromosome 17, NHGRI_mSymSyn1-v2.1_pri, whole genome shotgun sequence, one genomic window encodes:
- the PLEKHJ1 gene encoding pleckstrin homology domain-containing family J member 1 — MRYNEKELQALSRQPAEMAAELGMRGPKKGSVLKRRLVKLVVNFLFYFRTDEAEPVGALLLERCRVIWEEPGTFSISFIEDPERKYHFECSSEEQCQEWMEALRRASYEFMRRSLIFYRNEIRKVTGKDPLEQFGISEEARFQLSGLQA, encoded by the exons ATGCGGTACAACGAGAAGGAGCTGCAGGCGCTGTCCCGGCAGCCGGCCGAGATGGCGGCCGAGCTGGGCATGAGGGGCCCCAAGAAGGGCAGCG TGCTGAAGCGGCGGCTGGTGAAGCTGGTGGTGAATTTCCTCTTCTACTTTCGGACAGACGAGGCCGAG CCCGTCGGAGCCCTGCTGCTGGAGCGCTGCAGAGTCATCTGGGAAGAGCCCGGCACCTTCTCCATCA GCTTCATCGAGGACCCTGAGAGGAAGTATCACTTTGAGTGCAGCAGCGAGGAGCAGTGTCAGGAGTGGATGGAGGCTCTGCGTCGGGCCAG CTACGAGTTCATGCGGAGAAGCCTCATCTTCTACAGGAACGAAATCCGGAAGGTGACGGGCAAG GACCCCCTGGAGCAGTTCGGCATATCCGAGGAGGCCAGGTTCCAGCTGAgtggcttacaggcatga